TGATTGTCGATGAGACATCTCTTGATACCTgttcaaaaatttaattatatacagcTTATAATGTTACATGGTATTCGAAACTTATTTTATCGTGTTTATATCATtacaaaatattgtatataatttaccagttattaacatcgataccaaataaattaaaacaccGATTTAGAGGCGGTATAATaacttttgttatataataaatagagtTCGGATATAAACCAGGATCGCACATTACTTCCCATGGTGTACGAACGCAATGGATTAATGCTTGATTCGGTGCACCAGCAACAATGACATAGCGTACACGTTCACCGGTACGGGGTATTGCGCGAGGATCCCTGCGTATTAATCTGCGTGTTAATTCTAATGCTGGGACAACAGCGTTTTGTTTATAACCGTTCAAACCACGAAATTCTTTGGCAAATGTTAAATCCTCAATCGAGACTCGTCtgcataaaattttattaaattgtcGGAGaatgtacatttttattaaagaaatatctgaagtatcaaataatattttcaatgatttttcaagAATCTAAAAGAATAGTTAATGATGTcgtaattatgaatttataaatttacttcaaaataaacaaatattgtaatttattcttttgatataatatacctTTGAAACAGCAAAACATCCATCTCTACGTACTGTCTCAATACCTTTTGCAAAATATTCAGGACTTTTTTGATCAGAAGTTTCATACATGTAACCGCAATAACGCTTTTTTGtctaaaaaatgaaaacttcGTTAACTATCATTTctattcaaattaatttatccaaatttattcaaattagtcattatttacaaaagaataataattaattactatttaCCTGCAAAATAGATGGTTGAAGgactttttcgaattttaattttataggaGGAGGATTAGCAGCTGTAACAGTATCCGCAATATCAGCACCAATTTTGAAAGCTTCTGTTCGTGATTTTCCAGGTAATAGGATAAATAATGAATCTGTATCTCCATAAACTACTCTGGCACCCCATCTAGGTGTAGACTCCACGATTTTTATAGCACGCTCAAGAGTCTCTCTTCCTTTGCTAACTACACTGTCACCTATCTTTGAACGTgttaagatataataatattcatctTATATGTTTGATTTGtccatatttatttcatataccTCAATGCATGGCATTCTGCCACTAAAGTTAGCAGATGTATAACCATATGTAACATTTGCTATCAACTTTAGACCCAACTGTTGCGAATGAAGAATACGCTGAAGATTATGATTATCAGATGAATAAAGTTTCATCGAATTCTTTACCATTATACGAGTATTTAGTATTTCCTCAAGCATTCTTGGTAATATGCCTTTGCGTACTTCAGATTTTACAAAAGCTACACCATTGGGCGCACAATTGATTTTTCcttgtaattttaaaagagtatttcttttaatttttaaagttGTTGCACCAAATACAAATGGTATAGAcctaatacatattttatattatagtaaaataatatttactataatattattctataattgaagtaaatattaattatatcttagATTTCTTACTTTCCTAAATGTTCGATGCGACCTAAACATGTAGAAAAGCAGTAATTATAAGCAATTATAATGCTTGGATATAAACTTTGAAAGTCAAGAACTATCATTGGATCTGTATAAAATTTAGACTCTGGTTCCATGATCAATGGTAATGCTGCTGGTGCACGCATTTTAGCTCTTTGCTGTACAGAAGGTGATacagtaataaaatttaaggGTTTTGCAAGTCTTAACATCATTGATTCGACACGAAATTGAGAACCTCGTGAAAATACTTCATAAAATTGTATTCCAAAGAGTCGTGCATATTCACTCGTTCTGCCtgcaaatattataaatattgaataatttatgaCATTTAGTAAAttaccaataaaaaaaaacatacaaatttattttaccaaTAATATCTAATTGAGAAAGAATTCTTAAATTTCCTGATACTCTTATAACATAATGATCAATCACTCTACTTTTCATTGCAATATTTGGATGTTTCCACCACTTTGTTAATGTTTTATAGTTTTGACATgaaactctttctttcatcaCATTGTACATAATGCTTTCAAATGTATAACTTGATAATGCTAAAAGAATACATTCAATGAATTACTAATCGTGAAATATAAATgacattaatttattagtgtattattaattaaaattaatacttattaattattatagtaaagtataatttttatatacctatttcATGTCTCATTATTCTCCAGACGTTCAAAAATATGCGGCCTGGTATTCGTATTTCTGAATCTTCCTTAGAAAACATTTGAAATCCATAAGTAGATGAAACATTCGGAGttcttgaaatatataaaggaaacAGTTTAAAGCCCAAATGTGAAgctctttgaaaaatataaccCCAAGATGAAACTTCGACTTCCCAACCAATTAATATATCGGGATCACAACGACGAATTAATGTaactaaattatttaataaatcttccTCACTTTCTACATATTGTATCAAGTTTGGAATAAGAGGAATATGAGAATTAATGAAACCTGCTGCGTGTTCGTTGGATGAACATACAATAAGTGTTCCtgtaatgatatttaattttaatataaaatgattaattataaatgtaaataaatttaaaatcataCCATATTCCATTTGTTTTACATCAGAAGAAATCGGAACATCATTTTGAATAGCATAAAAAATTGCTTCTATGGGATCATGTTGTGGATCAGGTATGAAATCTTCACGTGTAAGAACATGTATTTCCAAAGAaagtattgttatatattgatgctaaataaattttataaatattgatttaactGTTAATAGATAATAACTTACATTCGAAATGAAATGTAAACTATTTACCATAGTTATAGTTCTAGAATGCTGAAGATTTTCATTTGAGGCACTGCcaactttttcatttaaagaatattctaTCTGTCCATGAGAAATTCCTAGATATTGTGATACTTTATTGTGCTTATGTGtcaatatatcattaaatgtGTTTTCTTGTGTGTTCttctttaatgaattaaaattagtAGAGGAAAAAGATTGGCCACTTGTAGAGGTATTATCGATGTCAACTATACAGATgcatgcaaaaaaaaataattttatcattaattctcaaaacttatatgtatatataataaaaatagactATAATATTCATAGTAGACATAgataatttaatgataataattccaTTGTGAAGTCATTCTTACTTTGTTGATTTTTCATAGACAAGCGTTGCTTCGATTTCAACCATGCTTGAACAGATTTTGCTTGTGGAGGTTCCAAAAGAGTTTgtatcgttaataaattatagcCTGCAAGGACTCTTTTCATGTGATTTGACTTTATGTTTGATCCAGAAggataaaattcatttacttTCATTCGTCGCCATAATTTAATACCTGTAATTCCTTCCAAACTGGAATTAAATGAAGCAATCACTGGTATATTGAAAGTATtagatgaaatttctttttgtttaattaaatcaaactTATTACTAAAAAATGGTTCTATTCGGGTGCTCTTTGAAATACGATATATAGCCGAACTTTGTAATACACGTTCTCGTGTAGGTGGGTTAAACTTTGTTGTAATTgtaattgaaattctttttgtttgattGATAAGAGTATACTTGGACTGCGAAGTTTGACTTTCATTTctgattttttcttcaatatattGTGTAAATGTTGTgttgtgtatatttttttctagatCTCTTTCAGGAacatttaattcattaatttggAATGACAAATCAGCAAGATCATCAGTTTTGTCGTTATTATGTTTAATATCTGATCCCTTTTGTTGATATTCTCtagataaatttttactaTCTGGATTACATTGAGATACATTAGGTTCAATTACATtatctgaaaaaataatacatattaattgtttattttgctattatatattatattcttatattttctaatgcttttttacacttttttctaaatatttttataataaattacattttaaatcaTCCAATTCAGAAAATACCAATTTCTTAGGACTTATCTTGCAATCCCCCTCTATAATCTTGGAacttattacatttttatcgttgaattttaatgtttttggagaactaataattaaatttaatggtGAGTAATTTCTtgatgaattaaaattttttttagacgATCCTTGCTTGCTATTCTTTGActcatatatttgtttttttaaatcttcattACTCATATCCTTAGATTTAATAAGTTTATCACAGTTATGGGTTTTAAAATCAGTTATTCCTTCTTCCTGTACAATATCAACTACAGTTTGTTTAGTAGACGATTTATGGCGATTATAAGTACAAATACGTTTTTCTTGTTCATCCACGATGATTTTAGATTTCAACAAGGGATATATTGTAGTAGAAtctagataatttttattagaaagtgCTGAAGATGATGCAATCACAGAATTTTGTTCGTTAACACGTGATTGTTCAGCATATtccgttttcgttttcttagATTGTGATTTACttagtaaattattaatattatcacattgtgtatttgtcttttttctttttttagattttggACTTTCTAGAAAATCATCAGCACCATCAAATTGAGGGCAAATTAGTAtacttaaattctttttatgatCTGTTTGGATATCTTCTTCatttgatatatttgatttttctattaacgtatttgataaattttgacTAAGCCTAGTCAGATCCAGATTTGTTAAGTTCAACTGCTCATTTTCATCATCCTCATAGTCAGATAAGACTTTATTATGCTGTTCTAAATATTGAGATCCTAATATACTATCatcatctattatttttttaacttcatcattttttgataaatcagCTAATATTTCCACTAAATCCATATCATCTTCATTCACTAcaatacaatgaaaaaaaacaattaagaGTATTTTTAACAGATCAATAAATGGCTATcaacttattaattataattaaaatatcatattttcattttttaaatattcaatatttacaaGAACTTGTTTTACTAGCTTGATGACTGGTTGGAAgagtttctaataaaaaatatgaagatagTTCTTTGAagcttttatattttgtttgttctttttcatatattttttgtgatGAAGATGGAGTAATATGATTTACAATGCATGAAGCATTTAACAGATCGTCACCCTCTTGTGCTTCTAATGGATAAGAAGTTTCTATTAAGTTTGATAAAGTTACTGCCTCATTCTcctagaaaaaataatataatatatgtatttataaatgatttgaattgtacattatataataatatgtatttataattatagaaatatgatTCTGTAAAAATACTGATATACCTGTAGAATGTCTTGAAGTTTCTGAAACATTCGTTGCTCttgataattatcattaacaGTTGATAATACGGTTCGTTTTTCAGAACTTTTTGGATACAATAACTGTGACTTAACATTTTCCAAGCCAGCTTGAagtcttcttattttttcctctttccaaATTTCAGCAAGACCAGGATTTAATTCCATACCTTCACCGATTATTTCtcgatttaatatattatctgcTTGTGCATCTACTTCTAAGGCACATATTGTTTGACGAATAACagacattggaagatatttttGTGAATCATACGATTCTGAATTATACATTTGGTTCGTatcttcttttgtatttaaaaatgaataccagcgatgtttaatttttcttatatttataagattcataccatacaaattataatctatcataaattgtaaaataaatggaatatGTGCTTCATGTGGTTGTAACTTTAGATTGCAAATTGCACCATTCTGAAATTGAAATGTAATGTTGTACTCATGTTTTCAcaagtaagaaataaacacagtatatgtgtaaatatttgttatatataagttataatcatattaataaaatacctACTTGCAATAAATCTGCTactttcttaataataaatggattataaaaataaactttaaaaaaaagatattctgtTTCATGATATCCATAAATTGGActgtaaaatattgaaatgcaatcattatcttaataaattattattattgtaattacattatgttatatataatatatatatatatattttttttttcttttaaattacaaatttccTTACATTCCACGAACTAGTTGTATTCTATATACATGTTGAGTATTATGTGCTGTTTTTCCTGATGATACATTAATGGCATTATCTATTGACGAACTTAATTGATGCATaaaactatttatattttcttttatggtacatggtacatatatatatgggaaTACGCCATGTATGTGCAAACATGTTTTTTCtcctgaaaataaaaatatcagatatcaataaattgtattacagtaattatttacaaatgacAAAACATCAGAAAAACACTCTTGAAATGATTATTgaataaacgataataacaagCAAGTAAGTTCAACCTGTTAAAGTTGTACCAAATATTCTAATCACAGGTACATGCTTGATTTCATTGCCTCGAAATTCTGAAAACGTGGGATCTAATTCAGAAATGGGATTTGTTTGATAACTATCTATTGTTAATATTCTAACTGAAAAcatgttttaaaattataatatcattacaAAAACTTATAATgtcatcataaaaaaaaaatcgctcAGCAATTGTATTGAAAAACTCATGTTATTATATAGGCGcctttacaataaatataaagatatcgCACTTATTTAtgtcatataatatttttcagaaataGATCATAGCGCTATTAGTAGTaggaaattgaattaaatgttcTCATATggtaacaaataaaaatacaaaaaacatgtataaataaatcaaattgaattaaattaaattaaatttatgaatttaataatcaatatcgCCAAGAACTAATGAATATGATGTTGTTAAAGAACATATTAATTTTGTCTAATTGCTCGATTGAAGTCAGTTAAATGTTAgaatttctcaaaaaataaatactaaatcgtacacgaattttttttcgtaaatatttacgaacattttattttacattagtttggtataatataattgGCTTGAATGTATGGTAACGAATTCCACGAAGGTAGTAGAGAAGGGGAAAACtgaaattattcgatcgtGTGTGGCAGTATGGAATGGTGTGCGATAGACTCAAGTTTAGTTAATTTTACTAcgatttattgttaatatttcgtatttttaataaattgattatcGTATTAATTGTTCATAATTATTCGTCTCGTTGATTAGTCGAGTTTtcagattttgaaaaaatatgtctTCAAAGCCTGCTTACAAAATTGGTaagtaataatacaaaaattcgaATATTTGCTACCTTTATAAACACGTGCTCTTTTTATCATGAAACAACGATTCTTTGCagttattatatagaaattttaaaaattacactATCATAAAAGAATCTACattcaatttataatttaaattagaatatatatgtacaaagttttattaaattcttttttcccctcaatatatatatatatatatatatatatatatatatatatatatatgttttttcacCATAATTATATGTTgaattattctaatatatgtaatattgaaAAGTGCATTGATtatgaattagaaaaaaaaatgtatgtaaacTTGTGAACTATTACACATTAAGttgtaatataatgtatatttttttaaatttaattctaatttcttgTATAAAcaatatgttttcttttttttataaatttatattagaatatttattgtataaatgtatatttagtatatcataatatattaggctgtaaataagatatatgtatacataataaataaggTAATTCAATTACTATTTTACAATTtcagatatataaaagaaatggaaattttTGCTTTATAAATGTAAAGTAGAGTTCATGATCTATAGAACTTTTTTTAAAGCGATCTGTTAacattttcattgaatattcTGTTACTTTGTTATTGCAGCTGATATATCTTTGGCTGAATGGGGTAGAAAAGAGATAACTCTAGCAGAAAATGAAATGCCTGGTCTTATAGCAATAAGACAAAAATATGGTCCATCTAAAGTACTGCAAGGAGCTCGTATTGCTGGTTGTCTTCATATGACTGTGCAAACTGCTGTTCTTATTGAAACTTTAATAGAGCTTGGAGCAAAGGTAAGCTTCAAATAAGACCAACAGTAATAATTCTTGAATATAcagattataatttatattctaaatattaatttttgcaaTTCTTAGCACAATTTACTCACAAGCTGCAAATATCTTTTTTGCGTGTTACTGCAACTTCTTATCATATCAACAGTATAAACTTTGACCCTTTGATAGAATCACGATATTATAACAAATCAAGctttagaatattataatacataagatatatatttcaataaaaattatgttaaaacaGATCTTTTATCGCAATTAAGGTACAATGGTCATCTTGTAACATCTTTAGTACACAAGACCATGCAGCCGCTGCTATAGCAAAAATTGGAGTACCTGTTTATGCATGGAAGGGTGAAACAGATGAAGAGTATTTATGGTGTATAGAACAGACCTTGATATTTGATGATAACAAACCTTTAAATCTAATCCTTGACGATGGTGGTGATCTTACAAATCTTGTACATACTAAATTTCcacaatatttaaaagattgtCGGGGTATATCAGAGGAAACGACAACTGGAGTACATAATCTTTATCGTATGATGAAGGAGGGAACCCTCAAGGTGCCTGCAATAAATGTTAATGATTCTGTTACAAAGGTTTGTTGTACTTGTATTTAACCACTTGCACTGgcaattatttcataaatgtGTATGTTAAAATGCAGCACTGTAACTCTTTATAAGGTGTCATTAGAAATGAGAAAACTCTGTAaagttttatacaaaaaattttatgcAAATATGAATAccaatgtttttattaataatcttgtaTAGTATGGTATATTTCAAAACAGTCTTGTATATGTAGTACCACAAGGCTATATTCTGCTTTTATTTTCagtgtttttttatatccatttCTTAGATATAAGATTAATTTCACAATCctcatttttactttcttccttaTCATCAGATATGATTCTACATCGGTTCCGAAGTGAAAAAATAGTTTCATCACGATCACAATTGCTATTACTATTTTCActatctattttaattaattgttttctttttgtatttgttGAAATAATATCACTAAGTTCATTGTTGCTCTCCATTTTACAATATGGGTTGAAATTactaacataaaataaatatattatttgatttgcCTATATAGTAGTACAAGAAAATGTATAGtaaattataagaattttaaacTACGTATATCTGTATGAGGTATTATATTGATAACTCCACACCATGGTGTACTCCGAAATTGTATTTCGACAATGATCTCAATCGATGTTCGCGCacgtc
This genomic stretch from Vespula vulgaris chromosome 21, iyVesVulg1.1, whole genome shotgun sequence harbors:
- the LOC127071300 gene encoding DNA polymerase zeta catalytic subunit isoform X4; the protein is MFSVRILTIDSYQTNPISELDPTFSEFRGNEIKHVPVIRIFGTTLTGEKTCLHIHGVFPYIYVPCTIKENINSFMHQLSSSIDNAINVSSGKTAHNTQHVYRIQLVRGIPIYGYHETEYLFFKVYFYNPFIIKKVADLLQNGAICNLKLQPHEAHIPFILQFMIDYNLYGMNLINIRKIKHRWYSFLNTKEDTNQMYNSESYDSQKYLPMSVIRQTICALEVDAQADNILNREIIGEGMELNPGLAEIWKEEKIRRLQAGLENVKSQLLYPKSSEKRTVLSTVNDNYQEQRMFQKLQDILQENEAVTLSNLIETSYPLEAQEGDDLLNASCIVNHITPSSSQKIYEKEQTKYKSFKELSSYFLLETLPTSHQASKTSSLNEDDMDLVEILADLSKNDEVKKIIDDDSILGSQYLEQHNKVLSDYEDDENEQLNLTNLDLTRLSQNLSNTLIEKSNISNEEDIQTDHKKNLSILICPQFDGADDFLESPKSKKRKKTNTQCDNINNLLSKSQSKKTKTEYAEQSRVNEQNSVIASSSALSNKNYLDSTTIYPLLKSKIIVDEQEKRICTYNRHKSSTKQTVVDIVQEEGITDFKTHNCDKLIKSKDMSNEDLKKQIYESKNSKQGSSKKNFNSSRNYSPLNLIISSPKTLKFNDKNVISSKIIEGDCKISPKKLVFSELDDLKYNVIEPNVSQCNPDSKNLSREYQQKGSDIKHNNDKTDDLADLSFQINELNVPERDLEKNIHNTTFTQYIEEKIRNESQTSQSKYTLINQTKRISITITTKFNPPTRERVLQSSAIYRISKSTRIEPFFSNKFDLIKQKEISSNTFNIPVIASFNSSLEGITGIKLWRRMKVNEFYPSGSNIKSNHMKRVLAGYNLLTIQTLLEPPQAKSVQAWLKSKQRLSMKNQQIDIDNTSTSGQSFSSTNFNSLKKNTQENTFNDILTHKHNKVSQYLGISHGQIEYSLNEKVGSASNENLQHSRTITMHQYITILSLEIHVLTREDFIPDPQHDPIEAIFYAIQNDVPISSDVKQMEYGTLIVCSSNEHAAGFINSHIPLIPNLIQYVESEEDLLNNLVTLIRRCDPDILIGWEVEVSSWGYIFQRASHLGFKLFPLYISRTPNVSSTYGFQMFSKEDSEIRIPGRIFLNVWRIMRHEIALSSYTFESIMYNVMKERVSCQNYKTLTKWWKHPNIAMKSRVIDHYVIRVSGNLRILSQLDIIGRTSEYARLFGIQFYEVFSRGSQFRVESMMLRLAKPLNFITVSPSVQQRAKMRAPAALPLIMEPESKFYTDPMIVLDFQSLYPSIIIAYNYCFSTCLGRIEHLGKSIPFVFGATTLKIKRNTLLKLQGKINCAPNGVAFVKSEVRKGILPRMLEEILNTRIMVKNSMKLYSSDNHNLQRILHSQQLGLKLIANVTYGYTSANFSGRMPCIEIGDSVVSKGRETLERAIKIVESTPRWGARVVYGDTDSLFILLPGKSRTEAFKIGADIADTVTAANPPPIKLKFEKVLQPSILQTKKRYCGYMYETSDQKSPEYFAKGIETVRRDGCFAVSKGSSRNTPYR